The following coding sequences lie in one Natrarchaeobius halalkaliphilus genomic window:
- a CDS encoding universal stress protein, whose amino-acid sequence MYDRLLLPTDIGTGVDRAIDHAIDAASRYDAELHVLYVVDTETYGSYPGDEYVHELEGLESALEQAGRDAVEEISETAADEGIDVKTSIEHGVPHGAILEYVSREDIGLTVVGSKNRSGEYRRLLGSVAERVANMSDRPVTIVKTPVETE is encoded by the coding sequence ATGTACGATCGCCTCCTCTTGCCGACGGATATCGGCACGGGCGTCGACCGAGCCATCGATCACGCGATCGACGCGGCTTCGCGATACGACGCCGAACTCCACGTCCTATACGTCGTCGATACCGAAACCTACGGCTCGTATCCGGGCGACGAGTACGTCCACGAGCTAGAAGGACTCGAGAGTGCCCTCGAGCAGGCCGGTCGCGACGCCGTCGAAGAGATCAGCGAGACCGCTGCCGACGAAGGGATCGACGTGAAAACGAGCATCGAACACGGCGTTCCACACGGGGCCATCCTCGAGTACGTGTCCAGAGAGGACATCGGACTCACCGTCGTCGGCTCGAAGAACCGATCGGGCGAGTATCGCCGCCTCCTCGGCAGCGTCGCGGAACGGGTGGCGAACATGTCCGATCGTCCGGTCACGATCGTCAAAACGCCGGTCGAAACGGAGTGA
- the psmA gene encoding archaeal proteasome endopeptidase complex subunit alpha has protein sequence MQGQAQQQAYDRGITIFSPDGRLYQVEYAREAVKRGTASIGVRTSDGVVLAVDKRVPSPLLEDSSVEKIHKADDHIGIASAGHVADARQLIDFARRQTQVNQLRYGEPIGVETLTKEVTDHIQQYTQVGGARPFGVALIVGGIDNGEPRLFETDPSGTPYEWKALAVGADRGELQEFLEENYDGDADLEGGIALALDALASVNDGSLLPSEVGLATVDVESESFEQFEQDRIGDHLEENGLLDDGEEEDEGDE, from the coding sequence ATGCAGGGACAAGCTCAACAGCAGGCATACGACCGAGGCATCACGATCTTCTCGCCAGACGGCCGACTCTACCAGGTCGAGTACGCACGCGAGGCGGTCAAACGCGGAACGGCGAGCATCGGCGTCCGAACGTCGGACGGCGTCGTTCTCGCCGTCGATAAACGCGTTCCGTCACCGCTGCTCGAGGACTCGAGCGTCGAGAAGATTCACAAAGCAGACGACCACATCGGGATCGCCAGCGCGGGCCACGTCGCGGACGCGCGCCAGCTGATCGACTTCGCACGCCGACAGACGCAGGTCAATCAGCTTCGCTACGGCGAACCGATCGGCGTCGAGACGTTGACCAAAGAGGTTACCGATCACATCCAACAGTACACCCAGGTCGGCGGTGCCCGTCCGTTCGGCGTCGCACTGATCGTCGGCGGCATCGACAACGGCGAGCCGCGCCTGTTCGAGACGGACCCCTCGGGGACGCCCTACGAGTGGAAGGCGCTTGCCGTCGGTGCCGACCGCGGTGAACTCCAGGAGTTCTTGGAGGAGAACTACGACGGCGACGCCGACCTCGAGGGCGGAATCGCGCTGGCGCTCGACGCGCTCGCATCCGTCAACGATGGATCGTTGCTCCCGAGCGAAGTCGGGCTCGCGACTGTCGACGTCGAAAGTGAGTCCTTCGAGCAGTTCGAGCAGGACCGTATCGGTGACCATCTCGAGGAAAACGGCCTCCTCGACGACGGTGAAGAAGAGGACGAAGGCGACGAATAA
- a CDS encoding ribosome assembly factor SBDS, producing the protein MISLDEAVTARLESHGARFEVLIDPDAALAIKRDEFEGDLEEVIAAEDVFEDASRGDRPAETDLETVFETTDPIEIIPEVIKEGEIQITADQRREMQEQKRKQLIDTIARNAINPQMDDAPHPPERIENALEEAGFTVDAMEPVQSQVDDALDALRPVIPIRFEEVTIAVQIPAEYAGSAQANVRQFGDLEREEWQPDGSWIGAVTFPAGMQNDFYDVVNEHSSGEAETQMVKDKDDLRTR; encoded by the coding sequence ATGATATCGCTCGACGAGGCGGTGACGGCGCGGCTCGAGTCACACGGGGCCCGTTTCGAGGTACTGATCGACCCGGACGCCGCACTCGCGATCAAGCGCGACGAGTTCGAAGGGGACCTAGAAGAGGTCATCGCCGCCGAAGACGTCTTCGAAGACGCCTCTCGTGGCGATCGACCCGCCGAAACCGATCTCGAGACGGTCTTCGAGACCACCGATCCGATCGAGATCATCCCCGAAGTAATCAAGGAAGGCGAAATTCAGATCACGGCCGACCAGCGCCGTGAGATGCAAGAACAAAAGCGCAAGCAGTTGATCGACACGATCGCACGCAACGCGATCAACCCTCAGATGGACGATGCACCCCACCCACCGGAGCGAATCGAAAACGCTCTCGAGGAGGCCGGCTTTACCGTCGATGCGATGGAGCCGGTTCAGTCACAGGTCGACGACGCACTCGACGCGCTTCGACCGGTTATTCCGATCCGGTTCGAGGAGGTGACGATCGCCGTCCAGATCCCCGCAGAGTACGCAGGCAGCGCACAGGCCAATGTCCGACAGTTCGGTGATCTCGAGCGCGAGGAGTGGCAACCCGACGGGTCCTGGATCGGCGCGGTTACCTTCCCGGCCGGCATGCAAAACGACTTCTACGACGTCGTCAACGAACACTCGAGCGGCGAAGCCGAAACGCAGATGGTCAAGGACAAAGACGATCTGCGGACCCGGTAA
- the hflX gene encoding GTPase HflX: protein MSAIVAKRVDSGTADTTEIRDLAAAAGYTISGEVTQSRRADPALQFGEGKAEELAARVDETDAKTVVFDNRLGPYQMYNLGQLLPDGTEVIDRFTLILEIFGQRAQTRKAQLQVELAELRYELPRAEAKSSLAKRDEHPGFMGLGEYDESRERDIKAQISRITDELEQIERTEEHRRERRRDSGFDLVALAGYTNAGKSTLLRQLAADLEIDENEDLHPDLESTAESQDRLFTTLGTTTRRAAIQPRDVLVTDTVGFISDLPHWLVESFKSTLDSVYRADLVLLVVDVSEPVDEIHEKVVTCHDTLYERNEAPIVTVLNKIDRVDDEELTEKREALSGLAPGPVSVSARTGTNVEELLERIDDELPDWLEERLVLPMTDDTMSLVSWIHDNANVNDVTYGDEDVHVSFEARPAVVSRARSRAGELERTSVESA from the coding sequence ATGAGCGCTATCGTCGCAAAACGGGTCGATTCCGGGACCGCCGATACGACGGAAATCCGTGATCTCGCGGCGGCGGCTGGCTATACGATCAGCGGCGAGGTGACACAGTCACGGCGAGCGGATCCGGCGCTCCAGTTCGGTGAAGGGAAAGCCGAGGAACTCGCAGCCAGAGTCGATGAGACCGACGCGAAGACGGTCGTCTTCGACAACCGGCTCGGACCGTATCAGATGTACAATCTGGGACAGCTACTCCCGGACGGTACCGAGGTCATCGACCGGTTCACGCTGATCCTCGAAATATTCGGTCAACGTGCCCAGACCCGGAAGGCACAGCTACAGGTCGAACTGGCCGAACTTCGGTACGAGCTGCCCCGAGCGGAGGCGAAATCGAGTCTTGCAAAGCGCGACGAACATCCCGGATTCATGGGCCTCGGTGAGTACGACGAGAGCCGCGAGCGAGACATCAAGGCCCAGATCAGCCGGATCACGGACGAGCTCGAGCAGATCGAACGAACCGAAGAACACCGCCGAGAGCGTCGACGCGACTCCGGGTTCGATCTGGTTGCACTGGCGGGCTATACGAACGCCGGCAAGTCGACGCTTCTTCGACAGCTCGCAGCGGACCTCGAAATCGACGAAAACGAGGACCTCCACCCGGACCTAGAGTCGACGGCGGAGTCCCAGGACAGGCTGTTTACGACCCTGGGGACGACGACCAGACGCGCTGCTATCCAGCCTCGTGACGTGTTGGTCACCGATACCGTTGGGTTCATAAGCGATCTGCCACACTGGCTGGTCGAATCCTTCAAGTCGACGCTCGACTCCGTCTATCGGGCGGATCTGGTGTTGCTCGTCGTCGACGTCAGCGAACCGGTCGACGAGATTCACGAGAAGGTCGTCACCTGTCACGACACGCTCTACGAGCGAAACGAGGCACCGATCGTGACGGTTCTGAACAAAATCGACCGCGTCGACGACGAGGAGCTCACGGAAAAGCGCGAGGCCCTCTCGGGGCTTGCACCCGGTCCGGTGTCGGTCAGCGCACGAACGGGGACGAACGTTGAGGAGTTGTTAGAGCGGATCGACGACGAGCTTCCCGACTGGCTGGAAGAGCGCCTCGTCTTACCGATGACCGACGACACGATGAGCCTGGTCTCGTGGATCCACGACAACGCGAACGTCAACGACGTGACCTACGGCGACGAAGACGTTCACGTCTCGTTCGAAGCACGACCCGCGGTGGTCTCGAGGGCGCGCTCTCGCGCGGGCGAACTGGAGAGAACGTCCGTCGAATCCGCCTGA
- a CDS encoding thiolase family protein: MERVAIIGASMTQFGQRDDWILDLLAEAGIECLEDAGVSAADVDHLYVSNMASGEFEGQTGVVNALAHDLDAVPAYTQRVDQTSSSGGAGIYAAWQSVASGASDMTLLVGGEKMTHRTTGESTDVIASLTHPVEYKQGVTLPSFAGLTARHYLERFDAPRESLAKVAVKNHANGVDNPHAQFQKEVDVETVLESPIVADPLRLYDFCPITDGSAALLICPESVASEYTDEYAVISGIAGATDTHVVHERMDPTVMGGVVESGENAYEMSGYGPDEIDVAELHDMFTILEFLQMEGLGFAAQGEAWTLVEEGYTEKDGELPINTSGGLKSKGHPLGASGVAQGVEVYEQLVGEAGSRQVDADVGLSCNVGGFGNCVITTIMEAAR, translated from the coding sequence ATGGAACGTGTTGCGATCATCGGTGCGTCCATGACCCAGTTCGGACAGCGGGACGACTGGATTCTGGATCTCCTCGCGGAGGCGGGAATCGAGTGTCTCGAGGATGCAGGCGTTTCGGCGGCGGACGTCGATCACCTGTACGTCTCGAACATGGCCAGTGGCGAGTTCGAAGGACAGACGGGGGTCGTGAACGCGCTGGCACACGACCTCGACGCGGTACCGGCGTACACACAGCGCGTCGACCAGACGAGTTCGAGCGGCGGCGCGGGAATCTACGCCGCCTGGCAGTCGGTGGCAAGCGGTGCAAGCGACATGACGTTGCTCGTCGGCGGCGAGAAGATGACCCACCGGACTACCGGCGAGTCGACCGACGTCATCGCCTCACTGACCCACCCTGTCGAGTACAAACAGGGAGTGACGCTCCCCTCGTTCGCCGGGCTGACGGCGCGGCACTATCTCGAGCGCTTCGATGCGCCTCGCGAGAGCCTCGCGAAAGTCGCCGTCAAAAACCACGCTAACGGGGTCGACAACCCACACGCACAGTTTCAAAAGGAAGTGGACGTCGAAACCGTCCTCGAGTCCCCGATCGTCGCGGATCCGCTTCGGCTGTACGATTTCTGTCCGATCACGGACGGCTCCGCGGCGCTGTTGATCTGTCCCGAGTCCGTGGCCAGCGAGTACACCGACGAGTACGCAGTCATTTCTGGAATCGCTGGCGCAACTGACACCCACGTCGTCCACGAGCGGATGGATCCGACGGTGATGGGTGGCGTCGTCGAAAGCGGCGAGAACGCCTACGAGATGAGCGGCTACGGGCCCGACGAGATCGACGTGGCCGAACTCCACGACATGTTCACGATTCTCGAGTTCCTCCAGATGGAGGGGCTCGGATTCGCCGCGCAGGGCGAGGCCTGGACTCTCGTCGAGGAGGGATACACGGAGAAAGACGGCGAGTTACCGATCAACACCTCCGGCGGGCTGAAATCGAAGGGACACCCGCTGGGTGCCAGCGGTGTCGCCCAGGGCGTCGAGGTGTACGAACAACTCGTTGGCGAAGCCGGATCGCGACAGGTCGACGCCGACGTCGGCCTTTCCTGTAACGTCGGCGGATTTGGCAACTGCGTTATTACGACAATCATGGAGGCAGCACGATGA
- a CDS encoding OB-fold domain-containing protein: MTMEATRYDDGSISYPGHPRGPGETQPVETIDLSEYTATVVTWTVSTATPPGVREPNTLAIVEFDVDGQPVRALGQVTTQDVETGDVVRPVHVDELREPGAGIREPNSQDWDGYRFEPVS, from the coding sequence ATGACGATGGAGGCGACTCGGTACGACGACGGCTCGATCAGTTATCCGGGTCATCCGCGTGGACCCGGCGAGACGCAACCGGTCGAAACGATCGACCTGAGCGAGTACACCGCCACAGTCGTCACCTGGACGGTCAGCACCGCAACGCCGCCCGGTGTTCGCGAACCAAACACGCTCGCGATCGTCGAGTTCGACGTCGACGGCCAGCCCGTTCGCGCTCTCGGTCAGGTGACGACGCAAGACGTCGAGACCGGTGACGTGGTCAGGCCCGTTCACGTCGACGAACTCCGCGAGCCGGGTGCGGGTATCCGCGAACCGAACAGTCAGGACTGGGACGGCTACCGGTTCGAACCGGTGTCGTAG
- a CDS encoding DUF7547 family protein → MVDENDELTEAIRELTRTIDDLSREFEPQPRRPPLRPPTPRELLAFTDEVALPAMLAVLNSSVRTLETFQRGLELVRTEREVRERTGEVVSSERANDLRKTTLSRLDTVLAELQRAASEGTLPADERARELLTDARRLRDDVDDRLEDAAGGLDPDERDGSPSSESVEIDIDEGSSGADQRSVDGDAESNVDVDAELETLKDQYGPDDDPDSSSVGDDVSGDDAGNSAEQGDRSADHGGSDDSGGENAGEHSDEDE, encoded by the coding sequence ATGGTCGACGAGAACGACGAGCTCACCGAGGCCATTCGAGAGCTCACGCGAACGATCGACGATCTCTCTCGAGAGTTCGAGCCACAGCCTCGCCGTCCGCCGTTACGCCCTCCGACGCCGCGTGAACTGCTCGCATTTACTGACGAGGTGGCCCTCCCCGCGATGCTCGCGGTACTCAACTCGAGCGTTCGAACGCTCGAGACGTTCCAGCGCGGCCTCGAACTGGTCAGAACCGAACGAGAGGTCAGAGAACGGACCGGCGAGGTCGTCTCGAGCGAACGAGCGAACGACCTCCGAAAGACGACGCTCTCCCGGCTCGATACCGTCCTCGCGGAACTCCAGCGGGCGGCCTCCGAAGGGACGTTGCCCGCCGACGAACGGGCTCGCGAGTTGCTCACCGACGCCCGCCGTCTCCGCGACGACGTCGACGACCGACTCGAAGACGCGGCGGGTGGTCTCGATCCCGACGAACGCGACGGATCGCCGTCGTCGGAGTCGGTCGAGATCGATATCGACGAGGGTAGTTCAGGAGCCGACCAGCGGAGTGTCGACGGCGACGCCGAGTCGAACGTCGACGTCGACGCCGAACTCGAGACGTTGAAAGACCAGTACGGTCCGGATGACGACCCGGATTCCTCGAGCGTCGGAGACGACGTTTCCGGTGACGACGCGGGAAACAGTGCCGAACAGGGGGACCGGAGCGCCGATCACGGTGGCAGTGACGACTCCGGTGGCGAGAACGCGGGGGAGCATTCCGACGAAGACGAGTAG
- a CDS encoding HalOD1 output domain-containing protein codes for MLLSVDRSEKDSVRSLSFEVIEAVAEREGVDPTDIEPPAYDALYDAINPEALDALFAPRADGTERTTGHVEFTFCNYRVTVSSEGDVVVHGDESDPV; via the coding sequence ATGCTACTCTCAGTTGATCGTTCAGAGAAGGATTCCGTTCGCTCTCTCAGTTTCGAAGTCATCGAAGCGGTTGCCGAACGAGAAGGCGTCGATCCGACGGATATCGAACCACCAGCGTACGACGCATTATATGACGCGATCAATCCGGAGGCGCTGGACGCGCTGTTTGCTCCTCGAGCGGACGGAACCGAACGGACGACGGGCCACGTCGAGTTTACGTTCTGTAACTACCGAGTGACCGTCTCGAGCGAGGGTGACGTCGTCGTCCACGGCGACGAATCCGATCCGGTATAG
- a CDS encoding acyl-CoA thioesterase → MNEYDYESRLEVRLRDIDFMGHVNNAVYATYLEQAREAYFRDVLGVSLVDVGTVLVNLEVDYVHSIDADAEVTVALGVPELGESSLPIEYEIRADGDRAATARTVQVVVDPETGESRTLPTEWRRRIDRTG, encoded by the coding sequence ATGAACGAATACGACTACGAGAGTCGCCTCGAGGTTCGACTTCGCGATATCGATTTCATGGGGCACGTAAACAACGCCGTCTACGCGACGTACCTCGAGCAGGCTCGAGAGGCGTACTTCAGGGACGTCCTCGGCGTTTCGCTCGTCGACGTGGGAACCGTACTCGTCAATCTAGAGGTCGACTACGTTCACTCGATCGACGCGGACGCCGAGGTAACCGTCGCACTGGGCGTCCCGGAGCTCGGAGAATCCAGTTTGCCGATCGAGTACGAAATTCGCGCGGACGGTGACAGAGCGGCGACGGCCAGAACCGTCCAGGTCGTCGTCGATCCCGAGACTGGTGAATCGCGAACCTTACCCACAGAGTGGCGACGACGAATCGACCGGACGGGCTGA
- a CDS encoding ribonuclease H-like domain-containing protein — MRIENSFIPVRGVGETTERRLWEHGITHWDEFDGSVVGETLAGRIESFIDEGWDHLDRGDVSVFADRLPAASRWRLYENVRADTCFLDIETTGLDATRNDVTTVSLHRAGETKTLVNGRDLTGERLATELEDAALLVTFNGQRFDVPFLETCYDLDVSVPHLDLMYPCKQIGLDGGLKAIEGQLGIERDLPDIDGREAVRLWHQYERGDDAALETLISYNRADTKNMKPLLETVTNRLHDRVFEAACATR, encoded by the coding sequence GTGCGAATCGAGAACAGCTTTATTCCCGTCCGCGGCGTCGGAGAAACGACCGAGCGGCGGCTCTGGGAACACGGTATTACTCACTGGGACGAGTTCGACGGCAGTGTCGTCGGGGAGACGCTGGCCGGGCGGATCGAGTCGTTCATCGACGAGGGATGGGACCACCTGGATCGCGGCGACGTCTCCGTCTTCGCGGACCGACTCCCGGCCGCCAGTCGGTGGCGACTCTACGAGAACGTCCGCGCCGATACGTGTTTTCTGGATATCGAGACGACGGGACTCGACGCGACGCGAAACGACGTAACGACGGTCAGCCTCCATCGCGCCGGCGAGACGAAAACGCTCGTCAACGGTCGTGACCTCACTGGTGAGCGCCTCGCGACGGAACTCGAGGACGCGGCGTTACTGGTCACGTTCAACGGCCAGCGGTTCGACGTTCCGTTTCTCGAGACGTGTTACGATCTGGACGTCTCCGTTCCGCATCTCGATCTCATGTATCCCTGCAAGCAGATCGGACTGGACGGCGGCCTCAAAGCGATCGAAGGTCAACTCGGAATCGAGCGCGACCTGCCGGACATCGACGGTCGCGAAGCGGTGCGTCTCTGGCACCAGTACGAACGCGGCGACGATGCCGCCCTCGAGACGCTAATCAGTTACAACCGTGCGGACACGAAGAACATGAAGCCGTTACTCGAAACCGTTACGAATCGCCTCCACGACCGCGTTTTCGAGGCCGCCTGTGCCACGCGGTAA
- a CDS encoding DUF7504 family protein: MESTSGCMGGDRSGFAQTLDSLKRQGCNLLLVGSRTSKGHELVCRRLSALSSQEPRYRLLVTADSTTHRHGLTRPTETTTIEYATAESNPDGTALGNLGLEVIDAIDEFEAAADGLEPSELRVCVDSLVSLLQECETEAVFRLLHVVMSRTERARGMGHYHLPVSRDHDAVSLFEPMFDAVVELRTDDGVHEQRWHLRDREAPTDWIRLE; this comes from the coding sequence ATGGAAAGTACGTCGGGGTGCATGGGGGGAGATCGATCAGGATTTGCACAGACGCTCGACTCGCTCAAGCGCCAGGGGTGTAACCTGTTACTCGTCGGGAGTCGGACGAGCAAGGGCCACGAGCTAGTCTGTCGTCGTCTCAGCGCTCTGTCCAGCCAGGAGCCGCGGTACCGGCTGCTCGTCACCGCGGATTCGACCACGCATCGTCACGGTCTGACACGGCCAACCGAGACGACCACCATCGAGTACGCCACCGCGGAATCGAATCCCGACGGCACCGCACTCGGCAATCTCGGTCTCGAGGTTATCGATGCTATCGACGAGTTCGAGGCTGCTGCGGACGGACTCGAGCCGTCCGAACTCCGGGTCTGCGTCGACTCGCTCGTCTCGCTCTTACAGGAGTGTGAGACCGAAGCCGTGTTCCGATTGCTTCACGTCGTGATGTCCCGGACCGAACGGGCGCGTGGAATGGGGCATTACCATTTACCGGTCTCCCGCGACCACGACGCCGTCTCCCTTTTCGAACCGATGTTCGATGCGGTCGTCGAACTCCGGACAGACGACGGCGTCCACGAACAACGGTGGCATCTCCGTGACCGAGAAGCGCCGACCGATTGGATCCGACTCGAGTGA
- a CDS encoding magnesium transporter: MARQTDIHETVAMASEPSNPFTDLPLNEWRDVFFSLPEEVQEHLIVDMSRSELETFIDRLDPDEVTAVLWFTDEETREALLTTLDSERREKIDFLLSFNPESAAGVMSLDYVTVDEARGFPEVIERVRRFEDRMGQVPTIFVTDDEELQGELPGAALSVADEEAETINDYVQETPHIRYDRDDEEVLEVFKQNRERSVAVLDEDEDILGVIHAEDLFRMLEEARGETLYEFTGVAEEESVLDGPGTKVRRRYKWLILNLGTAFMAAAVVGLFESTIAAVAILAAYMPVVAGMGGNAGTQAMAVTVRGISLGEVSLNTGKRVIFNEVAAGAVNGMITGVLVAVIAIAFSFGEFGLLLGAVIGISMVANLVIAGFFGAITPLLLDRIGYDPATSATIFITTATDVLGFFVFLGLAQAVLL, encoded by the coding sequence ATGGCTCGGCAGACAGACATACATGAGACGGTTGCGATGGCTTCGGAACCGTCGAACCCGTTCACAGACTTGCCACTGAACGAGTGGCGAGACGTGTTCTTCTCACTTCCGGAAGAGGTGCAAGAACACCTCATCGTGGACATGAGTCGGTCTGAATTGGAGACGTTTATCGACCGGCTCGATCCGGACGAAGTGACTGCGGTTCTCTGGTTCACTGACGAAGAGACGCGAGAGGCACTGCTCACAACGCTCGATAGCGAGCGCCGCGAAAAAATTGATTTTCTGCTCTCGTTTAATCCTGAAAGTGCAGCTGGGGTGATGAGCCTCGACTACGTCACCGTCGATGAAGCGCGGGGCTTCCCCGAAGTGATCGAACGCGTTCGTCGGTTCGAGGATAGAATGGGACAGGTTCCGACGATCTTCGTCACTGACGATGAGGAATTACAAGGCGAACTCCCCGGCGCAGCGCTGTCCGTGGCTGATGAGGAAGCCGAGACGATCAATGACTACGTCCAAGAGACGCCGCATATCCGGTACGACCGCGATGATGAAGAAGTTCTTGAGGTGTTCAAGCAAAACCGCGAGCGTTCCGTTGCCGTACTCGATGAAGACGAAGACATCCTCGGAGTGATCCACGCCGAGGACTTGTTTCGGATGCTCGAAGAGGCGCGGGGTGAAACGCTCTACGAGTTCACTGGCGTCGCTGAAGAAGAGAGCGTTCTTGACGGCCCGGGAACGAAGGTACGACGACGGTATAAGTGGTTGATCCTCAACCTCGGAACGGCGTTTATGGCTGCAGCGGTGGTTGGGTTGTTCGAGTCAACTATTGCTGCTGTTGCCATTTTGGCAGCATATATGCCTGTTGTCGCTGGAATGGGTGGAAATGCTGGTACACAGGCGATGGCAGTCACGGTTCGTGGGATTTCACTCGGTGAGGTGTCACTCAACACCGGCAAGCGTGTCATCTTCAACGAAGTTGCTGCCGGTGCCGTCAATGGGATGATTACTGGTGTGCTCGTCGCCGTGATCGCTATTGCCTTTTCGTTCGGCGAGTTTGGCCTCTTACTCGGGGCCGTCATCGGTATCTCGATGGTAGCAAATCTCGTCATCGCGGGCTTTTTCGGTGCTATTACGCCACTGTTGCTCGACCGAATCGGGTACGATCCAGCCACGTCTGCGACGATCTTCATCACCACGGCGACCGATGTGCTTGGCTTTTTCGTCTTCCTTGGATTGGCCCAAGCAGTCCTATTGTAA
- a CDS encoding DedA family protein, translating to MPVSGQLIDLAFSLLLVFDEPALFLLFVLKGAIIGKVFPTSLFLPGYLLAIKASSEQIAVGIVVASFGYVTGQLLIYWISNNYGTTAVGSLPAVSVSDEQVTRAEELFQRYSGMGIFITNLVPFVGSFIMIPAGMTSYSIPLTILYALSSTVLNYILIVLIAFESLEFLSLL from the coding sequence ATGCCCGTATCCGGCCAGTTAATTGATTTGGCCTTTTCGCTTTTGTTGGTTTTCGACGAGCCAGCGTTATTTCTGTTGTTCGTCCTAAAAGGGGCGATAATCGGAAAGGTATTTCCAACATCACTCTTTTTGCCGGGCTATCTTCTTGCTATCAAAGCGTCTTCGGAGCAGATCGCTGTCGGGATTGTTGTAGCCTCATTTGGATATGTTACAGGACAGTTACTAATCTACTGGATATCGAATAATTATGGAACGACCGCCGTTGGCTCGCTTCCCGCTGTTTCTGTTTCGGATGAACAGGTGACACGGGCTGAAGAGCTGTTTCAGCGGTACAGCGGTATGGGTATCTTCATTACGAATCTCGTCCCGTTCGTCGGGTCCTTCATCATGATTCCTGCCGGGATGACCTCATATTCGATTCCCCTGACAATTTTGTACGCGCTCTCATCAACGGTTCTGAATTATATACTTATCGTTTTGATAGCTTTTGAGTCACTCGAATTCCTTAGCCTGCTATAA